The region TGGATCCAGGGCTTTCCGCCAGCGGGCAACTGCCCACGGCCCGTCCTCTGGCGTCCAGCGTGTTGCGCGAGGCCGGTCTGGAAGAGTTGTATTCGGTCTCCAACGCGGCCCGGCTGGTGGAGCAGACGCTTTGTCCCGAAGTCGGCGACGGGGAACTTCTGCGGCCCGAAGTGTTTGCCGCCAGCCTGCGTGACTGCTTCATGATTTTGCAGGGGAGTGACGATCCCGCCGTCCAGGAATTTCTGCGCAACGACCTGCGTCTGCTTTTGGAAAACCGGGACTTGCTGCAGGCCTATACCGGGCTGATGATCGGGGGCTGACATGAATCTGGAACGGCGGCACCGCGAGAGCCTGTTGGTCTTGGGATATATGTATTTGCGCATGGGCGAACTGGAACGGGCCGGGCGGCTGTTTTCGGCATTGGTCGCCCTGGCCGGATCGCGCGCCGAAAATGAAGGGGCACCGGCTCCCGATGCCCTGGACCGTCTGGCATATGCCAGCCTGGCCGCCGTGGAGCTGGAACAAGGAAGTCCCGGCGCGGCCCTGGACCATTTGCGTACGGCCATGGACGGACGG is a window of Deltaproteobacteria bacterium DNA encoding:
- a CDS encoding type III secretion protein gives rise to the protein DPGLSASGQLPTARPLASSVLREAGLEELYSVSNAARLVEQTLCPEVGDGELLRPEVFAASLRDCFMILQGSDDPAVQEFLRNDLRLLLENRDLLQAYTGLMIGG